CTATTTCCGTTAAGTATCGAAGTCCGTAGTTGAACTCATGGTTCCCAATGCACATCCCGTTAAGTCCCATCTCGTTGTAGGCTTCAACTACTGGGTTTACCTTATTACCAAAAAAACGATGTGCATAGAAGGTTAGTGGAGACCCCTGAAAAGCGTCGCCATTATCAAAAAACAACGTGGGTGCTTCCTGGCGTTGTTTCTTTAAAAACGTACTAACTTTACTTAACCCGCCTGGGAATGGCTTAGCATGAACGTAGTCAAAGGGCAAGATTTGGCCGTGGAGGTCGGTAGCCACGACCATTCTCACGCTAGGCAAAGTCAGAGATTACCTCCTTCAACAAATGCAAAGCCGTAAGCATTGTTTCCGGCAAATGCACCCACAATGGGACTTACTTGCACCAGGTAGGCGCCTTTTTCTTGCGCGTACTGGACAATGTCACCAGACAAGTCCGTGTAAGCCATGGCGATAGGGTATCTCGGTTCCACCAGATTCATTATCTTATCAACATTTTTCTTAAATATGGTGAAAGGTGAGCCACGCTCGTTCTTTAGTGGTTTTATTTCCCCACCTTTTATTCGTATGAAGGGCACAGTTTTTAAGAGGCCACCAACCCAACCAGCAAAAGCAGGTAATCTACCTAATCTTACTAGGTTTTTAAGCGTGGCAATGACCGCGACCAAGGAAATCTTTTCTCTTATCTGCATCAGTTCTTCATACGTTTCTTCAATGGTTTTTCCTTGCTCCCTTAGCTGTACGGCAATGTGAGCAAGCAGTCCGCTTGCTATGGAGGCATTCAAAGTGTCCAGCACTTTCACATTCTTAGTGGTTTCTCTTGCTGCGGCCAGAGCTGACTGCATAGTTCCGCTCAGACTGGATGCAACTGTAAGCACCAATATGTCTTGCTCTGGAATACTTTGGAATACCTTCTTGAAGTCTTCAGGACTGGGCTGACTCGTAGTAAACGTATCAATGACTGAAGACATGATTGAGTAGAACTTGTCGCGGGTAATCTCAACGCGATCTTTTAAGAACTTCTCTCCGACGCGCAAAT
The genomic region above belongs to Coprothermobacter proteolyticus DSM 5265 and contains:
- a CDS encoding DegV family protein, translating into MFHIVIDSAIDHLQDYPSFTVIPLYLRVGEKFLKDRVEITRDKFYSIMSSVIDTFTTSQPSPEDFKKVFQSIPEQDILVLTVASSLSGTMQSALAAARETTKNVKVLDTLNASIASGLLAHIAVQLREQGKTIEETYEELMQIREKISLVAVIATLKNLVRLGRLPAFAGWVGGLLKTVPFIRIKGGEIKPLKNERGSPFTIFKKNVDKIMNLVEPRYPIAMAYTDLSGDIVQYAQEKGAYLVQVSPIVGAFAGNNAYGFAFVEGGNL